A single window of Microbispora hainanensis DNA harbors:
- a CDS encoding alpha-ketoacid dehydrogenase subunit beta, giving the protein MTTLTLAKALNEGLRRSMEDDPKVLVMGEDVGKLGGVFRVTDGLQKDFGEDRVIDTPLAESGIIGTAIGLALRGYRPVCEIQFDGFVFPAADQIITQLAKMPLRSLGTLKLPVVVRIPCGGGIGAVEHHSESPEAYFTHTAGLRVVACSNPVDAYTMIQDAVRCDDPIIFFEPKRRYWDKADVDLAAPGLPLDRARTVRQGSDVTLIAYGPMVKTCLEAAAAAEEDGRSIEVIDLRSLNPLDVDVLTESVTRTGRCVVAHEAPVFTGYGAELAARITERCFYSLEAPVLRVGGFSTPYPPSRLEDHYLPDLDRVLDAVDRTFAY; this is encoded by the coding sequence ATGACCACACTGACTCTCGCCAAGGCGTTGAACGAGGGCCTCCGCCGCTCGATGGAGGACGACCCCAAGGTGCTCGTGATGGGAGAGGACGTCGGCAAGCTCGGCGGTGTCTTCCGCGTCACCGACGGCCTGCAGAAGGACTTCGGCGAAGACCGCGTGATCGACACGCCGCTCGCCGAGTCGGGCATCATCGGGACGGCGATCGGCCTGGCCCTGCGCGGCTACCGTCCGGTCTGCGAGATCCAGTTCGACGGGTTCGTGTTCCCGGCCGCCGACCAGATCATCACGCAGCTCGCCAAGATGCCGCTGCGGTCGCTCGGCACGCTCAAGCTGCCGGTCGTCGTACGCATCCCCTGCGGTGGCGGCATCGGGGCCGTCGAGCACCACTCGGAGTCGCCCGAGGCGTACTTCACCCACACCGCGGGCCTGCGGGTGGTCGCGTGCTCCAACCCGGTGGACGCGTACACGATGATCCAGGACGCCGTCCGCTGCGACGACCCGATCATCTTCTTCGAGCCCAAGCGTCGTTATTGGGACAAGGCCGACGTCGACCTCGCCGCTCCCGGCCTGCCGCTCGACCGCGCCCGCACCGTACGGCAGGGCAGCGACGTCACGCTGATCGCGTACGGGCCGATGGTGAAGACCTGCCTGGAGGCCGCCGCGGCGGCGGAGGAGGACGGGCGGAGCATCGAGGTCATCGACCTGCGCTCGCTCAACCCCCTCGACGTGGACGTCCTGACCGAGTCGGTCACGCGGACCGGACGGTGCGTGGTCGCCCACGAGGCCCCCGTCTTCACCGGCTACGGGGCCGAGCTGGCGGCGCGCATCACCGAGCGCTGCTTCTACAGCCTGGAGGCGCCGGTGCTGCGGGTCGGCGGGTTCTCCACGCCCTACCCGCCGTCGCGGCTGGAGGACCACTACCTGCCCGACCTGGACCGCGTGCTCGACGCCGTCGACCGCACGTTCGCCTACTGA
- a CDS encoding Dabb family protein: MFRHVVLLKWTEDATEEQRAEVARRLSTLPDAIPELRSYQIGHDAGVNQGNFSFGVVADFDSVEDYIVYRDHPVHLAVIKECIAPILADRAAVQYEL; encoded by the coding sequence ATGTTCCGCCACGTCGTGCTGCTGAAGTGGACCGAGGACGCCACCGAGGAACAGCGGGCCGAGGTGGCCAGGCGGCTGAGCACGCTGCCGGACGCCATCCCCGAGCTGCGCTCCTACCAGATCGGCCACGACGCGGGCGTCAACCAGGGCAACTTCTCCTTCGGCGTGGTCGCCGACTTCGACTCCGTCGAGGACTACATCGTCTATCGCGACCACCCGGTCCACCTGGCGGTGATCAAGGAGTGCATCGCGCCGATCCTCGCCGACCGCGCGGCCGTGCAGTACGAGCTCTAG
- a CDS encoding amidohydrolase, translating to MSAIVITNARVRTMDPGIPRCEALAVRDGRVLAVGRHAEVTGAAGPGAEVIDAGGRTVLPGFIDPHNHLLSTAESLASADARYPDVASAADLVAVIAEQARRTPPGQWIRAFGMDDAKFPGGRPSRWDLDEATTEHPVIVYHVSGHHAVVNSAALAWRGITADVPDPAGGAFLRDEGGRLTGMVLDSAMELLLPTAVDIGCHGPNFHTDLPAEQLLSWLAAAGEAYLSAGLTTVCDPQVSRRELTIYRAAHAAGTLPVRTVCMPLSHMLDDLTTLGLAGPFGDDMLRLGAMKFYCDGTLLGGTALFSEPYGEGGQFTGSTYHRPERLTDLVRRAAAAGWQVGVHTQGDLAMAYTLDAIKAAVAVSGDDARPRIEHCGHPTPGQVREFAALGVIPVNQPNFLHDSGRDFVRRLGERRAHRLQPMREEIDGGLRPVLSSDSFVSSLRPMETVANAVRRRTREGDPIGADQAVTLDEALRAHTADAAYALRMEDRIGSLTPGKLADVVVLDHDLDRVGVADLAGVNAWLTLLGGRVVHRS from the coding sequence TTGTCTGCGATCGTCATCACCAACGCCAGGGTCCGCACTATGGACCCCGGTATCCCCCGATGTGAGGCGCTCGCCGTGCGCGACGGCCGCGTCCTCGCCGTCGGCCGGCACGCCGAGGTGACGGGGGCGGCGGGACCCGGTGCGGAGGTGATCGACGCCGGGGGCCGCACGGTGCTGCCGGGGTTCATCGACCCGCACAACCACTTGTTGTCCACGGCCGAGTCCCTGGCGTCCGCCGACGCGCGTTACCCGGACGTGGCGAGCGCCGCCGACCTCGTGGCGGTGATCGCCGAGCAGGCGCGGCGTACGCCACCGGGCCAGTGGATCAGGGCGTTCGGCATGGACGACGCCAAGTTCCCCGGCGGCCGGCCGTCGCGGTGGGACCTGGACGAGGCGACGACCGAGCACCCGGTGATCGTCTACCACGTCTCCGGTCACCATGCCGTGGTCAACTCCGCCGCGCTGGCATGGCGCGGGATCACCGCGGATGTGCCCGACCCGGCCGGCGGCGCCTTCCTGCGCGACGAGGGCGGTCGGCTCACCGGGATGGTGCTGGACTCCGCGATGGAGCTGCTGCTGCCGACCGCGGTGGACATCGGCTGCCACGGCCCCAACTTCCACACCGATCTCCCGGCGGAGCAGCTGCTGTCGTGGCTCGCCGCCGCCGGTGAGGCGTACCTGTCGGCGGGGCTCACGACGGTGTGCGACCCCCAGGTGTCCCGCCGGGAGCTGACGATCTACCGAGCCGCGCACGCCGCCGGCACCCTGCCGGTGCGCACGGTCTGCATGCCGCTGTCGCACATGCTGGACGACCTGACCACCCTCGGCCTGGCGGGTCCCTTCGGCGACGACATGCTGCGCCTGGGCGCGATGAAGTTCTACTGCGACGGCACGCTGCTCGGCGGCACCGCCCTGTTCAGCGAACCGTACGGCGAGGGCGGCCAGTTCACCGGCTCCACCTATCACCGGCCCGAGCGGCTCACCGACCTCGTCCGCCGGGCGGCCGCCGCGGGCTGGCAGGTCGGCGTGCACACCCAGGGCGATCTCGCGATGGCCTACACGCTCGACGCGATCAAGGCCGCGGTGGCCGTGTCGGGAGACGACGCACGGCCGCGCATCGAGCACTGCGGCCACCCCACGCCCGGGCAGGTGCGGGAATTCGCCGCGCTCGGCGTCATCCCGGTCAACCAGCCGAACTTCCTGCACGACAGCGGGAGGGACTTCGTACGGCGGCTGGGGGAGCGCCGCGCCCATCGGCTCCAGCCGATGCGCGAGGAGATCGACGGCGGGCTCCGCCCGGTGCTGTCGAGCGACTCGTTCGTCTCCTCGCTGCGGCCGATGGAGACCGTGGCCAACGCCGTACGGCGGCGCACCCGCGAGGGCGACCCCATCGGCGCCGACCAGGCCGTCACGCTGGACGAGGCGCTGCGCGCCCACACCGCCGACGCGGCGTACGCGCTGCGGATGGAAGACCGCATCGGTTCCCTGACGCCGGGAAAGCTGGCCGACGTCGTCGTCTTGGACCACGATCTCGACCGCGTCGGCGTGGCTGACCTCGCGGGCGTGAACGCGTGGCTGACCCTGCTGGGAGGACGCGTGGTTCACCGCTCGTAG
- a CDS encoding acyl-CoA dehydrogenase, with translation MGHYKSNVRDLEFNLFEVFGRREILGTGPFAEVDEDTARTVLDEVNRLATGPLAASFEDADRHPPVFDPVTHSVTMPESFKRSYQAWVDAEWWRLELQPELGGTPAPRSLVWAMAEMVLGANPAVWMFACGPAFARLLFELGTPEQKRFAELAVERHWGATMVLTEPDAGSDVGAGRTKAIQQPDGTWHIEGVKRFITSAEHDMTENIFHLVLARPEGAKPGTKGLSMFLVPKYLVDLETGELGERNGVYVTNVEKKMGLKVSTTCELTLGEKHPAIGYLVGDVHDGIRQMFMVIENARMMVGAKAIATLSTGYLNALDFAKNRVQGADLTRAGDKTAPRVTITHHPDVRRELMLQKSYAEAMRALVIYTATIQDQIQIAEFEGRRDEAAEALNDLLLPLVKGVGSERSYELLARSLQTLGGSGFLQDYPIEQYIRDSKIDSLYEGTTAIQGQDLFFRKVLRNQGAALGSLLGEIKAFAASQAGNGRLKVERGLLDEAADEVKAMADTMAGWAIASLETPQEVYKVGLNTTRFLMSLGDLVLGWLLLRQAEVALNALSASEEDKAFYTGKVAAASFFAQTVLPRLAAERRVLAATGQDLMELPEESF, from the coding sequence ATGGGTCACTACAAGAGCAACGTCCGCGACCTGGAGTTCAACCTCTTCGAGGTGTTCGGGCGCAGGGAGATCCTCGGCACCGGCCCGTTCGCCGAGGTCGACGAGGACACCGCGCGAACCGTGCTGGACGAGGTCAACCGGCTGGCCACCGGCCCCCTGGCCGCCTCGTTCGAGGACGCCGACCGCCACCCGCCCGTCTTCGACCCCGTCACCCACAGCGTGACCATGCCGGAGAGCTTCAAGCGCTCCTACCAGGCCTGGGTCGACGCCGAGTGGTGGCGGCTGGAGCTCCAGCCGGAGCTCGGCGGCACGCCCGCCCCGCGCAGCCTGGTGTGGGCCATGGCCGAGATGGTGCTCGGCGCCAACCCCGCCGTGTGGATGTTCGCCTGCGGCCCGGCCTTCGCCCGCCTGCTCTTCGAGCTCGGCACCCCCGAGCAGAAGCGGTTCGCCGAGCTGGCCGTCGAGCGGCACTGGGGCGCGACCATGGTGCTCACCGAGCCCGACGCCGGCTCCGACGTGGGCGCGGGCCGTACGAAGGCGATCCAGCAACCCGACGGCACCTGGCACATCGAGGGCGTCAAGCGCTTCATCACCAGTGCCGAGCACGACATGACCGAGAACATCTTCCACCTCGTGCTGGCCCGGCCCGAGGGTGCCAAGCCCGGCACCAAGGGCCTGTCGATGTTCCTCGTGCCGAAATATCTGGTGGACCTGGAGACCGGCGAGCTGGGCGAGCGCAACGGCGTCTACGTCACCAACGTCGAGAAGAAGATGGGCCTGAAGGTCTCCACGACCTGCGAGCTCACGCTCGGCGAGAAGCACCCGGCCATCGGCTACCTGGTCGGCGACGTGCACGACGGCATCCGGCAGATGTTCATGGTGATCGAGAACGCCCGGATGATGGTGGGCGCCAAGGCCATCGCCACGCTGTCCACCGGCTATCTCAACGCGCTCGACTTCGCCAAGAACCGCGTGCAGGGCGCCGACCTCACCCGCGCGGGCGACAAGACCGCCCCGCGCGTCACGATCACCCACCACCCCGACGTACGCCGCGAGCTCATGCTGCAGAAGTCGTACGCCGAGGCCATGCGGGCGCTGGTCATCTACACGGCGACGATCCAGGACCAGATCCAGATCGCGGAGTTCGAGGGCCGCCGCGACGAGGCCGCCGAGGCGCTCAACGACCTGCTGCTCCCGCTGGTCAAGGGCGTCGGCTCCGAGCGGTCGTACGAGCTGCTTGCCCGCTCGCTGCAGACGCTCGGCGGCTCGGGCTTCCTGCAGGACTATCCGATCGAGCAGTACATCCGCGACTCGAAGATCGACTCGCTGTACGAGGGCACGACCGCGATCCAGGGCCAGGACCTGTTCTTCCGCAAGGTCCTCAGGAACCAGGGCGCGGCGCTGGGATCGCTGCTCGGCGAGATCAAGGCGTTCGCCGCCTCGCAGGCGGGCAACGGACGGCTGAAGGTCGAGCGCGGCCTGCTCGACGAGGCGGCCGACGAGGTGAAGGCGATGGCCGACACGATGGCCGGGTGGGCCATCGCCTCCCTGGAGACGCCGCAGGAGGTCTACAAGGTCGGCCTCAACACCACCCGGTTCCTCATGTCGCTGGGCGACCTGGTGCTGGGCTGGCTGCTGCTGCGTCAGGCCGAGGTCGCGCTGAACGCCCTGTCCGCCTCGGAGGAGGACAAGGCGTTCTACACGGGCAAGGTCGCGGCGGCCTCGTTCTTCGCGCAGACCGTGCTCCCCCGGCTGGCCGCCGAGCGCCGCGTGCTCGCCGCCACCGGCCAGGACCTCATGGAACTGCCGGAAGAGTCCTTCTGA
- the pdhA gene encoding pyruvate dehydrogenase (acetyl-transferring) E1 component subunit alpha, which yields MTADAPRGADAPPELVQLLTPEGERVEHPDYDIDLTAEEVRSLYRDLVLVRRIDLEAVALQRQGELGIWASLLGQEAAQIGSGRALTDADMAFPTYREHGVAWCRDVDPVKLLGLFRGVSNGGWDPAEHNFHLYTIVIGSQALHAVGYAMGIQRDGAEAATIVYFGDGATSQGDVNESFIWASVFNAPVVFFCQNNQWAISEPLEKQTKIPLYKRASGFGFPGIRVDGNDVFACLAVTRRALQNAREGQGPTMIEAFTYRMGAHTTSDDPTRYRLADELEAWKLKDPIERVKAYLFKNRLADQEFFEKIDAEADALGKDVRSRCLALPDPPPRAIFDHVYAGAHSLLDEEREQYLTYLAGFER from the coding sequence GTGACAGCCGACGCCCCTCGTGGTGCAGACGCACCTCCGGAGCTCGTCCAACTGCTCACCCCCGAAGGGGAGCGGGTCGAGCATCCCGACTACGACATCGACCTGACCGCGGAGGAGGTCCGCTCCCTCTACCGTGACCTGGTCCTCGTCCGCCGCATCGACCTGGAGGCCGTCGCGCTCCAGCGGCAGGGCGAGCTCGGCATCTGGGCCTCCCTGCTCGGCCAGGAGGCGGCCCAGATCGGCTCGGGCCGGGCGCTCACCGACGCCGACATGGCCTTCCCCACCTATCGCGAGCACGGCGTGGCCTGGTGCCGCGACGTCGACCCGGTCAAGCTGCTCGGCCTCTTCCGCGGCGTGAGCAACGGCGGGTGGGACCCGGCGGAGCACAACTTCCACCTCTACACGATCGTCATCGGCTCCCAGGCCCTGCACGCGGTCGGCTACGCCATGGGCATCCAGCGCGACGGCGCCGAGGCGGCCACGATCGTCTACTTCGGCGACGGCGCGACCTCCCAGGGCGACGTGAACGAGTCGTTCATCTGGGCCTCGGTGTTCAACGCCCCCGTCGTGTTCTTCTGCCAGAACAACCAGTGGGCCATCTCCGAGCCGCTGGAGAAGCAGACGAAGATCCCGCTCTACAAGAGGGCGTCCGGCTTCGGCTTCCCCGGCATCCGGGTCGACGGCAACGACGTGTTCGCCTGCCTCGCCGTGACCCGCCGGGCGCTCCAGAACGCCCGCGAGGGGCAGGGACCGACGATGATCGAGGCGTTCACCTACCGGATGGGCGCGCACACGACCTCCGACGACCCCACCCGCTACCGCCTCGCCGACGAACTTGAGGCGTGGAAGCTGAAGGACCCCATCGAGCGGGTCAAGGCGTACCTCTTCAAGAACCGGCTCGCCGACCAGGAGTTCTTCGAGAAGATCGACGCCGAGGCCGACGCGCTCGGCAAAGACGTGCGAAGCCGGTGCCTCGCGCTGCCCGACCCACCCCCCAGGGCTATCTTTGATCACGTGTACGCCGGTGCCCACTCACTCCTCGACGAGGAACGCGAGCAGTATCTGACCTACCTGGCGGGGTTCGAACGATGA
- a CDS encoding sodium:solute symporter family protein, with protein sequence MNPLDWYVLGAYFVVMVAIGVYSHRRIGNISDFFTAGGKMPWWLAGISHHMSGYSAVMFTGYAGIAYLYGATSYVTWAFPIAIGIAIGSVLFAPRLNRIRSKLRVSSPLEFLAKRYNVPTQQALAWSGGLLKIVDVGAKWAAIATLLSTFTGLSLNQGILITGVVTAIYCTVGGLWADALTDFGQFVIQLLAGVVMLVAVLAKLGGIGAIGGMWDRLPEGHAQPLNGPFTVTFLLAFLFIKTFEYNGGMWNQAQRYMAAPSAAEAARGARLSAVLWAIWPLLLFFPMWAAPLLVQATKPDASDSYALLTTQLIPHGLLGLVIAGFFSHTMAMASSDANAIASVFTRDVIPVLSHAARAWNTRAALVAARVTTVAFIALSMAVATQVNSPVLKDIITVVIKWVAGLIGPISIPLLLGMLPLFRRSGPAAALVSWAAGLFVFWLTNYGMSGVSTAVATAAPVATSLVLFTIIGFIRPESTPEREELLQTVNTDEDSAARPLPTSA encoded by the coding sequence GTGAACCCATTGGACTGGTACGTTCTGGGCGCCTATTTCGTCGTCATGGTGGCGATCGGCGTCTACTCGCACCGGCGTATCGGCAACATCAGTGACTTCTTCACCGCCGGGGGCAAGATGCCCTGGTGGCTGGCCGGCATCTCGCACCACATGTCCGGCTACAGCGCCGTCATGTTCACCGGGTATGCCGGAATCGCCTACCTCTACGGCGCCACCTCGTACGTCACCTGGGCCTTCCCGATCGCGATCGGCATCGCGATCGGCTCGGTGCTGTTCGCCCCGAGACTGAACCGGATCCGGTCGAAGCTCAGGGTCAGCTCGCCGCTGGAGTTCCTCGCCAAGCGCTACAACGTGCCGACCCAGCAGGCGCTCGCCTGGTCGGGCGGCCTGCTGAAGATCGTGGACGTCGGCGCGAAGTGGGCCGCGATCGCCACGCTGCTGTCGACGTTCACCGGCCTGTCGCTCAACCAGGGCATCCTGATCACCGGCGTCGTCACCGCGATCTACTGCACGGTCGGCGGCCTGTGGGCCGACGCGCTCACCGACTTCGGGCAGTTCGTCATCCAGCTCCTCGCCGGCGTCGTCATGCTGGTCGCCGTCCTCGCCAAGCTCGGCGGCATCGGCGCCATCGGCGGGATGTGGGATCGCCTGCCGGAGGGGCACGCCCAGCCGCTCAACGGGCCCTTCACCGTGACGTTCCTGCTCGCGTTCCTGTTCATCAAGACGTTCGAATACAACGGCGGCATGTGGAACCAGGCCCAGCGCTACATGGCCGCGCCGAGCGCGGCGGAGGCGGCGCGCGGCGCCCGGCTGTCGGCCGTGCTGTGGGCGATCTGGCCGCTGCTGCTGTTCTTCCCGATGTGGGCCGCGCCGCTGCTGGTCCAGGCGACCAAGCCCGACGCGAGCGACTCGTACGCGCTGCTGACCACCCAGCTCATCCCGCACGGCCTGCTCGGCCTGGTGATCGCGGGCTTCTTCTCGCACACGATGGCGATGGCCTCCTCCGACGCCAACGCGATCGCGTCGGTCTTCACCCGCGACGTGATCCCGGTGCTGTCCCACGCGGCGCGGGCCTGGAACACCAGGGCCGCACTGGTCGCGGCCCGGGTCACCACGGTGGCCTTCATCGCGCTGTCGATGGCGGTGGCCACTCAGGTGAACAGCCCGGTGCTGAAGGACATCATCACGGTCGTCATCAAGTGGGTGGCCGGGCTCATAGGCCCGATCTCGATCCCGCTGCTGCTCGGCATGCTGCCGTTGTTCCGCAGGTCGGGCCCGGCGGCGGCGCTGGTCTCGTGGGCGGCCGGCCTGTTCGTCTTCTGGCTCACGAACTATGGCATGAGCGGCGTCTCGACCGCCGTGGCGACGGCCGCGCCGGTGGCCACCTCGCTGGTGCTCTTCACGATCATCGGCTTCATCCGCCCGGAGAGCACCCCCGAGCGCGAGGAGTTGCTCCAGACCGTCAACACCGACGAGGACAGCGCGGCCCGGCCGCTCCCCACTTCGGCCTGA
- a CDS encoding dihydrolipoamide acetyltransferase family protein, with translation MLREFRLPDVGEGLTEAEIVKWHVAPGDSVKINQTIVEIETAKAVVELPCPYEGTVSGLMVGEGQTVDVGTPIISIEDGEAGDASAAGREALADDMVPGVRNAAPEAAPAKEERQPVLVGYGVKTSATRRRPRKQAAPAVSVPPAAVSVPPSAVSAPPVAPVAAAPVAPAIAAAGAVGAQGNGSATSARARVLAKPPVRKLAKDLGVDLATLTGTGPQGSITRADVEAAVAAPAPAATAVRREAGVREERIPVRGVRKATAQAMVASAFSAPHVTEWLQVDVTETMEAVRRLRTLPEFAEVKVSPLLLVAKALITAVKRHPMVNATWTGEEIVVKHYVNLGIAAATDRGLIVPNVKDADAMSLPELARALGELTERARAGKCRPAELSGGTITITNVGVFGVDAGTPILNPGEVAILAIGQIRDMPWVVDGQLAVRKVTTLALSFDHRVVDGELGSYVLRDVGAMLEDPLRMLAWS, from the coding sequence ATGCTCCGTGAGTTCAGGCTCCCCGACGTGGGTGAGGGGCTGACCGAGGCCGAGATCGTCAAGTGGCACGTCGCCCCGGGCGACTCGGTGAAGATCAACCAGACGATCGTCGAGATCGAGACGGCCAAGGCCGTCGTCGAGCTGCCGTGCCCGTACGAGGGCACCGTCTCCGGCCTGATGGTCGGCGAGGGCCAGACCGTGGACGTCGGCACCCCGATCATCTCGATCGAGGACGGCGAGGCCGGCGACGCCTCCGCCGCCGGTCGGGAGGCACTGGCGGACGACATGGTGCCGGGCGTGCGGAACGCCGCTCCGGAGGCCGCCCCGGCCAAGGAGGAGCGCCAGCCGGTGCTGGTCGGGTACGGCGTCAAGACGAGCGCCACCCGCCGCCGCCCCCGCAAGCAGGCCGCGCCCGCTGTATCCGTTCCGCCGGCGGCCGTGTCCGTTCCGCCGTCCGCCGTGTCCGCCCCGCCGGTCGCCCCCGTCGCCGCCGCTCCCGTCGCTCCGGCCATCGCGGCGGCAGGCGCCGTTGGAGCACAGGGCAACGGATCCGCGACGTCCGCGCGGGCGCGCGTCCTGGCCAAGCCGCCGGTACGCAAGCTCGCCAAGGACCTCGGCGTCGACCTGGCGACCCTCACGGGCACCGGCCCCCAGGGGTCGATCACCCGCGCCGACGTGGAGGCCGCCGTGGCGGCGCCCGCCCCCGCCGCGACCGCCGTACGGCGCGAGGCGGGAGTCCGGGAGGAGCGCATCCCGGTCAGGGGGGTCAGGAAGGCGACCGCGCAGGCCATGGTGGCCAGCGCGTTCTCGGCCCCGCACGTGACCGAGTGGCTGCAGGTCGACGTGACCGAGACGATGGAGGCGGTCCGGCGGCTGCGTACGCTGCCCGAGTTCGCCGAGGTCAAGGTCTCGCCACTGCTCCTGGTGGCGAAGGCTCTGATCACCGCGGTGAAGCGGCACCCCATGGTCAACGCCACGTGGACCGGCGAGGAGATCGTGGTCAAGCACTACGTGAACCTCGGCATCGCCGCCGCCACCGATCGCGGGCTGATCGTGCCGAACGTCAAGGACGCCGACGCGATGTCGCTGCCCGAGCTCGCCCGGGCGCTGGGCGAGCTCACCGAGCGGGCGCGGGCCGGCAAGTGCCGGCCCGCCGAGCTGAGCGGCGGCACGATCACGATCACCAACGTCGGTGTCTTCGGCGTCGACGCCGGCACGCCGATCCTCAACCCGGGAGAGGTGGCGATCCTCGCCATCGGCCAGATCAGGGACATGCCCTGGGTGGTCGACGGGCAGCTCGCGGTCCGCAAGGTCACCACGCTGGCGCTGTCGTTCGACCACCGCGTGGTCGACGGCGAGCTCGGTTCGTACGTGCTGCGCGACGTCGGCGCCATGCTGGAGGACCCCCTCCGCATGCTCGCCTGGAGCTGA
- a CDS encoding MarR family winged helix-turn-helix transcriptional regulator, whose translation MTATDPALTALAQGWRALSLLHEKIEAHIERALQTKHGLSVREYSLLETLSRQHDGPGGHLQMKQVADAVVLSQSATTRLVTRLEERGLLTRYLCPTDRRGIYTDVSPAGLALLAEARPTNDAALREALDQAARDPQLAPLVEAVESLHARA comes from the coding sequence ATGACGGCCACGGATCCCGCCCTCACCGCGCTCGCGCAGGGCTGGCGCGCCCTCTCCCTGTTGCACGAGAAGATCGAGGCGCACATCGAGCGCGCCCTGCAGACCAAGCACGGCCTGAGCGTGCGGGAATACTCCCTGCTTGAGACGCTCAGCCGGCAGCACGACGGCCCCGGCGGCCACCTGCAGATGAAGCAGGTCGCCGACGCCGTGGTGCTCAGCCAGAGCGCGACGACGCGCCTGGTGACCCGGCTCGAAGAGCGGGGACTGCTCACCCGCTATCTGTGCCCCACCGACCGCCGCGGGATCTACACCGACGTCAGCCCCGCGGGCCTGGCGCTGCTCGCCGAGGCCCGTCCCACGAACGACGCCGCCCTGCGGGAGGCACTCGACCAGGCGGCCCGGGACCCCCAGCTCGCCCCTCTGGTCGAAGCGGTCGAATCACTGCACGCGCGGGCGTGA
- a CDS encoding MFS transporter produces the protein MPLALLALAIGAFGIGTTEFVITGLLPQVASELAVSIPTAGLLVTGYALGVVVGAPLMTVLGTAMSRKRMLMLLMALFIAGNLLSALAPNFGVMLAGRVIASLAHGAFFGIGSVVAAELVAPHRKAGAIALMFTGLTVANVVGVPLGTLVGQVAGWRTTFAIVAGLGVVGLLGVAALVPEVPRPEGVRLRHEVAALRDVQVLLAMGMTVLGFGGVFAAITYIAPMMIRVTGYPEGAVTWLLVLFGLGMVAGNLVGGRFADRALMPMLYVSLGGLAIVLAAFTLTAHSKILAAVTVALVGALGFATVPPLQKRVLDLAHGAPTLASAVNIGAFNLGNALSAWLGGLVIAAGLGYTAPNWVGALLTASALVLAVLSAALERRSAVVAAV, from the coding sequence ATGCCTCTCGCGCTCCTGGCCCTCGCCATCGGGGCCTTCGGGATCGGGACCACCGAGTTCGTGATCACGGGGTTGCTTCCGCAGGTGGCGTCCGAGCTCGCGGTCTCGATCCCGACCGCGGGCCTGCTCGTCACGGGGTACGCCCTGGGTGTCGTCGTCGGCGCTCCGCTGATGACCGTGCTGGGCACCGCGATGTCCCGCAAGCGCATGCTGATGCTGCTCATGGCGCTGTTCATCGCCGGAAACCTGCTCTCGGCCCTTGCGCCGAACTTCGGGGTGATGCTGGCAGGCCGCGTGATCGCCTCGCTCGCGCACGGCGCGTTCTTCGGCATCGGCTCCGTCGTCGCGGCCGAACTGGTCGCCCCGCACCGGAAGGCCGGCGCGATCGCCCTGATGTTCACCGGGCTGACCGTGGCCAACGTCGTCGGCGTACCCCTGGGCACCCTGGTCGGCCAGGTCGCCGGCTGGCGGACCACCTTCGCGATCGTCGCGGGGCTCGGTGTCGTCGGCTTGCTCGGTGTCGCCGCGCTCGTGCCCGAGGTGCCGCGCCCCGAGGGCGTACGCCTGCGCCATGAGGTGGCGGCGCTCCGCGACGTCCAGGTGCTGCTCGCGATGGGCATGACCGTGCTCGGGTTCGGCGGCGTCTTCGCGGCCATCACCTACATCGCGCCGATGATGATCCGGGTCACGGGCTACCCCGAAGGGGCGGTGACCTGGCTGCTGGTCCTGTTCGGCCTCGGCATGGTCGCCGGCAACCTCGTCGGGGGACGGTTCGCCGACCGTGCGCTGATGCCGATGCTGTACGTCTCGCTGGGCGGCCTCGCGATCGTCCTCGCCGCCTTCACGCTGACCGCGCACAGCAAGATCCTCGCCGCGGTGACCGTCGCCCTCGTCGGGGCGCTCGGCTTCGCCACCGTGCCGCCGCTGCAGAAGCGCGTGCTCGATCTGGCCCACGGCGCGCCGACGCTGGCCTCGGCGGTCAACATCGGCGCCTTCAACCTCGGCAACGCCCTGAGCGCCTGGCTCGGCGGCCTCGTCATCGCGGCGGGCCTGGGCTACACCGCGCCCAACTGGGTGGGCGCCCTCCTCACCGCCTCCGCGCTCGTGCTCGCCGTCCTCTCGGCCGCCCTCGAACGCCGCTCCGCCGTGGTCGCGGCCGTCTGA